In Euzebyales bacterium, the genomic stretch CGCTGACGGTGTCGCCAGGTGCAATGGACGACGTCGGATAGCCGCCAGGTTCCAGCAGCAGGCCGATGGTGCGGCTGGTCGGACCGACGTCGACCGCGCCGGCGGCCACGAGCTCGGCGGTCAGCGCCGTGCCGGCCGGCAGCGACAGCAGCAGGGTCCGGCCCAGCAGGCGCTGGCGGTCGTCGGCCCGCACGACGCGGACCGCGGTGTCGGCGGACACCTGTGCGACGGCGAGGTCGGCGTCGGACAACACCGTCCCGCGTGCGACCGGTCTGGCCAGGACCAGCACGGCACGCGTGTCGGTGAGGTGCTGCGCGAGCACGCCGAAGGCCAGCGCGCAGCCGACGACCAGCAGCACGCCAGCCAACAGGGTCGGCACGTGGAACCGCCGCCTCGCCGGCGACAGCCGGATCCCGTCGGCGCGTGTGCGGTCCGGTCGGGTCGTCGTGGTCATGTGTGCCTCGTGCGGAGCACACCCGCGTCGTCGCTACGATCGGCCATGCTGCTGCTGCCCCCTCCGGTCCCCGCTGCACCCTGGTCCCTACCACCGGCTGCGATTGCAGCGCATTTCATATCAGATCATGGCGTGTGGTGGTTCATGTCCGATCGGGCAATGGCCGGTGTCGCTGCGCCATTCGGGAGCCTCCCGTGCGCCGTTGAGCACGCTGCACTGGGCCGCGGAGTGCCGCTCGTTACGACACAGTGGCGTCATGACGGACCGGGGGCGCGACGATCGGCAGACGGTCGTGGTCACCGACGACACGCTGGGCCGGGTCACCGTGCGGCGTGACGCCACCCGTCCCTCGGTCCGCATGCTGCAGGTCGACGGTCACGCGTACGGCGCAGTCGACCTGCACGACCTCAGGAGCCTCGAGCTCGAGTACCTGGTGCTGCTCGGCGCCGTGATCGAGGCGCTGCTGCCCGCCGGTCCGTGTGCCCTGCTCCACCTCGGCGGTGGCGCGTTCGCGCTCCCGCGGGCGCTGGCGGTCCGGCGGCCTGAGCTGCACCAGACCGTCGTCGAGTCCTCGGCCGCCGTGATCGGGCTCGCCGAGCGGGAGCTCGGCCTGGAGTCCTCGCCGCGCCTGGTGGTCCACCACGACGACGCGCGCCACGCCGTGGAGCGCATGCCGACCGGGTCAGCCGATCTGGTCGTCGGTGACGCGTTCGTGGGACGCGAGACCCCGGCGCACCTGGCCACCGCAGAGTT encodes the following:
- a CDS encoding SAF domain-containing protein codes for the protein MTTTTRPDRTRADGIRLSPARRRFHVPTLLAGVLLVVGCALAFGVLAQHLTDTRAVLVLARPVARGTVLSDADLAVAQVSADTAVRVVRADDRQRLLGRTLLLSLPAGTALTAELVAAGAVDVGPTSRTIGLLLEPGGYPTSSIAPGDTVSVVDTGGAGDVLDDRAVVLSTEAMVDGAATRLVSIVVDARSAAAISAAAAQDRVRLLLHRAGR
- a CDS encoding fused MFS/spermidine synthase produces the protein MTDRGRDDRQTVVVTDDTLGRVTVRRDATRPSVRMLQVDGHAYGAVDLHDLRSLELEYLVLLGAVIEALLPAGPCALLHLGGGAFALPRALAVRRPELHQTVVESSAAVIGLAERELGLESSPRLVVHHDDARHAVERMPTGSADLVVGDAFVGRETPAHLATAEFVAEVARVLRPRGAYVVNLTDGPPWSIVGAQAATIRTALPHVLAVGQPAVADLRARGNMLLVASRRPLHRGGLQWRVRQAPRTIEFLSAARLTALASVARPRQDADL